A single window of Rana temporaria chromosome 1, aRanTem1.1, whole genome shotgun sequence DNA harbors:
- the LOC120937055 gene encoding protein ANTAGONIST OF LIKE HETEROCHROMATIN PROTEIN 1-like encodes MITSLLLRLRMLQWRKRQRRLHKRRYWVHPVNFVRAKHGVYHSLYSQLCSYPQKFLDYFRMSVETFDKLLQLVGPAIRRLDTRFRSCLSARERLAVTLRYLATGESFSSLHYQFRLGKSTICCIVRETCQILWEKLQPLYLPHPTCDQWLSVAEKFNDVANFPNCIGAVDGKHIRIKKPAHSGSSFYNYTTWNRGSAAALCVSGR; translated from the exons ATGATTACCTCATTACTTTTGCGATTGAGGATGCTGCAATGGAGGAAGAGGCAAAGGAGACTGCATAAGCGACGTTATTGGGTACATCCAGTGAACTTTGTTCGTGCGAAGCATGGGGTCTATCACAGCCTGTATTCCCAGCTTTGCAGTTATCCGCAGAAGTTTCTAGACTATTTCCGAATGTCTGTGGAAACTTTTGATAAACTTCTGCAGCTAGTTGGACCTGCCATCCGTCGTCTGGATACGAGATTTCGATCATGTTTGTCTGCAAGGGAAAGACTAGCTGTAACCCTAAG GTACCTTGCCACTGGGGAAAGTTTTAGCTCCCTGCATTACCAGTTTCGTCTTGGCAAGTCGACTATTTGCTGCATTGTACGGGAGACATGTCAGATATTATGGGAGAAGCTGCAACCACTTTATTTACCACATCCCACCTGTGACCAGTGGTTGTCAGTAGCAGAAAAGTTCAATGATGTGGCAAACTTCCCAAATTGCATCGGAGCAGTGGATGGCAAACATATTCGGATCAAGAAGCCTGCCCACAGTGGATCCAGTTTCTATAATTACACTACCTGgaacagagggtccgctgctgCCCTATGTGTTAGTGGGAGATGA